The Paraburkholderia sp. ZP32-5 genome includes a window with the following:
- a CDS encoding Gfo/Idh/MocA family protein: MTDTTLATREATPKTTHGVADQSPTPGVIRWGIVGTGRIARRFAQGLAYVPHARLDALWSRRVQSAQAFADEFGGSVCASFDALLASGIDALYIATLQDSHADYAIAALQAGVHVLCEKPATINGPQLERVLAAARDSQRLFMEAMKPPFYPLYRKLREHLSDAPIGEVGFVRAGCSVPGVPADHPSLSFEHAGGALLDIGIYEMFLAVDWLGAPRDVQTFGRLGATGVDTFASLNSQHERGIAQVFCGLDLHGKGDALLMASGGHVTLHEPWWNPSHATIRYADGRVVELDEPFEGGGLNYETAHFCELIRTGQLESPLMPHDTSRQMIAMADAARAALGLKFAGE, translated from the coding sequence ATGACAGACACCACGCTAGCAACGCGCGAAGCAACGCCCAAAACGACGCACGGCGTAGCCGATCAATCCCCGACGCCCGGCGTGATCCGCTGGGGGATCGTCGGTACCGGCAGGATCGCGCGCCGCTTCGCACAGGGGCTCGCTTATGTGCCGCACGCACGGCTCGATGCGCTGTGGTCGCGCCGCGTGCAATCGGCACAGGCCTTCGCCGATGAATTCGGCGGCAGCGTGTGCGCGAGCTTCGATGCGCTGCTTGCAAGCGGCATCGACGCGCTCTATATCGCCACCCTCCAGGACAGCCACGCCGACTACGCAATCGCCGCGTTGCAAGCCGGCGTGCACGTGCTGTGCGAGAAACCCGCCACGATCAACGGTCCGCAGCTCGAGCGCGTACTCGCGGCCGCGCGCGACTCGCAACGGCTCTTCATGGAAGCGATGAAGCCGCCGTTCTATCCGCTCTACAGAAAGTTGCGCGAGCATCTGAGTGACGCACCGATCGGTGAGGTCGGCTTCGTGCGCGCGGGCTGCTCGGTGCCGGGCGTGCCCGCCGATCATCCGTCGCTGTCGTTCGAGCACGCGGGCGGTGCGCTGCTCGATATCGGCATCTACGAAATGTTTCTGGCGGTGGACTGGCTCGGCGCGCCGCGCGACGTGCAGACGTTCGGCCGGCTCGGCGCGACGGGCGTCGATACGTTCGCGAGTCTGAATAGCCAGCACGAGCGCGGTATCGCGCAGGTCTTCTGCGGACTCGATCTGCACGGCAAGGGCGATGCGCTATTGATGGCGAGCGGCGGGCACGTGACGCTTCACGAGCCGTGGTGGAATCCGTCGCACGCGACGATTCGCTACGCCGATGGCCGTGTGGTCGAACTCGACGAACCGTTCGAAGGCGGCGGCCTGAACTACGAGACCGCGCACTTCTGCGAGCTGATCCGCACGGGGCAACTGGAGAGTCCGCTGATGCCGCACGACACATCGCGACAGATGATTGCGATGGCCGACGCGGCGCGCGCGGCGCTCGGCTTGAAATTCGCCGGCGAGTGA